Genomic window (Polaribacter batillariae):
TAAAACAACGTATCTTTGCCAAAGAAATGGCTACATAAAGCACATTTTGTAACTACAATTTATGACATTTAAAGACTTAGGTTTGTCTGCATCATTGGTAAAAGCAGTTGAAGAGAAAGGATACACCCAACCATCACCTATACAAGAAAAAGCAATTCCGCATATTTTAGAAGGCAAAGATATTTTAGCTTCTGCACAAACAGGAACAGGAAAAACAGCAGGTTTTACCTTGCCTGTTTTACAATATTTAGCAGAAACAAAACATCCTAAATACAGACCGTTAAGAGCTTTGGTTTTAACACCAACAAGAGAATTAGCGGCACAGGTTTACGATAATGTAAGAGAATACAGTAAATATGTAAATATAAAATCTGCTGTAGTTTTTGGTGGTGTAAAAGCCAAACCACAAATTGCAACATTAAAAAACGGTGTAGATATTTTAGTAGCCACACCAGGTAGATTACTAGATTTACACGACCAAAAAGCCGTTTCTTTTAAACGAGTTGATGTGTTAATCTTAGATGAAGCAGACAGAATGTTAGACATGGGTTTTGTTAGAGACATTAACAAAATTATTAGTTTTATGCCAGAAAAGCGTCAGAATTTACTGTTTTCTGCCACATTTTCTAACGATATTAAAAAACTAGCCGCTGGTATTTTAAAAAACCCGGTTTCTGTGGAAACTGCTCCGCAAAACTCAACAGCTAAAAAAGTAACACACAAGGTTTATAAAGTTGATAAAAAGCAAAAAACTGCGTTAGCTATTAAGCTGATAAAAGATAACAATTGGAGTCAGGTTTTGGTGTTTACAAGAACAAAACACGGTGCTAATAAATTAACTGAGAAATTTATTAAAGCAGGAATTTCTGCAGCCGCCATTCACGGAAATAAAAGTCAAGGTGCAAGAACGAAAGCGCTGCGAAATTTTAAAGACAATTCTATTAAAATTTTAGTAGCCACAGATATTGCTGCTCGTGGTTTAGATATTCCTTTATTGCCTCATGTAATTAATTTTGAATTGCCAAATGTACCAGAAGATTATGTACATAGAATTGGTAGAACAGGAAGAGCTGGTGCTGCTGGAGAAGCAATTTCTTTTGTTTGTAGTGAAGAAACCGAGTACCAAAAAGAAATTGAAAAAATATTAAATGAGAAATTAAATTCGTTGGTTTTAGAAGGTTTTGAACCTACAGATACTGCCCCACCCAAAAGAGCTGCAACTCAAAGCAAAGGTTCTTTTGGTAAAAAGAAAAAGCAACAGTTTTCTAATGGAGGTGCTAATAAAAAAACAGATCCTAAAACAAGTGCAGCACGAAAAAGAAAACCACATTTTAAAGGCAATAAACCTGCAAGTTCTGTTCGTGGAAGAACTGGCGCTCCTAAAAAGAAGCGTTATTAATTTTTTAACTAGGTAGAAAGATAAAAAGCATAGCCAATCTTTTGTGGAAAATTTTTTCTCACATAGTTTGTCACGCTGGTAGCCTCTCACACATTTCTTTCTCAGGCTTGCTTAAGACGCTTCCAGCGTAACAAATTAATGTGTTATTCTATTCTTATTTTATGTTGGTGTTTAGATTTCTTACCTTTGAGTTCTAAATATTATTCAACATGAAATACAATCCTATAGACTCACAATTATTTATCAAAAACCGTAAAAACTTCGCTTCGCAAATGAAGCAAAATAGTATTGCTGTTTTTAATTCTAATGACATTTACCCAATAAGTGCAGACAGCACAATGCCTTTTGAACAACACAGAGACATCTTCTATTTATCTGGCGTCGATCAAGAAGAAAGTGTTTTAATGTTGTTTCCAGATTGCCCAAATGAAAATTTAAGAGAGGTTTTATTTGTTAGAGAAACCAACGACCATATTGCAGTTTGGGAAGGAGAAAAACTAACCAAAGAAGCTGCTTTTAAAACAAGTGGCATTAAAACGGTTTATTGGTTGCAAGATTTGGAAAAAATCTTGTTTGAAATGGCTACCTATGCAGATACTTTTTATATTAATACCAACGAACACTATAGGGCTTCTGTGACAACAGAAACCCGCGAAGATCGTTTTACAAAATGGTTATTGGCAAAATATCCTGCGCATTCTGTGGCGAAAAGTAATCCTATTTTACAACGTTTGCGTGCTGTAAAAGACCCTATTGAATTAGATTTAATGCAACATGCTTGTAATATTACCGAAAAAGGGTTTCGTAGAATTTTAAATTTTATAAAACCAGGTGTTTGGGAGTATGAAATTGAAGCAGAATTGTTGCACGAATTTGTGAGAAATAGATCTAAAGGATTTGCATACACACCAATTATAGCTTCTGGAAATAACGCGAATGTTTTGCATTATATCGAAAATAATCAAGCGTGTAAAGCTGGCGATTTAATTTTGTTTGATGTTGCAGCAGAATATGCCAATTATAAGAGTGATTTAAGTAGAACAGTACCCGTTTCTGGTCGTTTTTCTGACAGACAAAAAGCAGTATATAATGCAGTAAACCATGTGAAAAAAGAAGCTACCAAATTATTAGTTCCTGGAACTTTATGGAAAGAATATCATGTTGAAGTGGGTGATATTATGACTGCTGAGTTATTAAAATTAGGTTTATTAGACAAAGCGGATGTGCAAAATGAAGACAAAAATTGGCCTGCTTATAAGAAATATTTTATGCATGGTACGAGTCATCATATTGGTTTAGATACGCATGATTATGGCCTTTTACACGAGCCTATGCAAGCAAATAATGTGTTTACTGTAGAACCTGGAATTTATATTCCTGATGAAGGTTTTGGAATTCGCTTAGAAGACGATGTAGTGATTCAAGAAAAAGGAGCACCTTTTAATTTAATGAGAAATATTCCTATTGAAGCAGATGAAATCGAAGAGATTATGAACTCGTAAAAATCTTCGAAAACATTAAAAAAACCAGAGCATTATAATTAAATGTTCTGGTTTTTTATTTTAATTGTAAATTTTTTTTATTGCTTATTTTCTATAGCCAAACCTGCTAAAGAGAATAAAAGCGCAATATGAATCATAATATTCATCCAATTTCCTGAAGGAATGTGCACTAAAACCAAAGCCATTAACATAATAAATGCTAAAAAAGCATATGCTTCGAAAAGCCGTTTATTAATTAGTAACAATATACCAGCAGCTAATTCTAATGCAGCCAAAATTGCACCTAGAATATAAGTTCCAGTATCTCCTAAAAAAGCAAGACCGCTACTTTTAAGAAAATCTGCCATATTTTGAAGTCCTACGCCTCCTAAAAAGCCTTCAATAAATTTTTCTAAACCTCCCCAAACAAATAAAAGTCCGAAGCCAATACGTATTAATAAATTTCCAATTTTCATGATATTAAATTTTAAATGGTTAATAATTATTTCTATTTACATTGCAAAGATGCAACCTATACAAGGTTTAAAAATTGGATAAAAGTTCCTTATGCTTGTAAAATCTTTATTAAGAGGAAAATTATGTAATAATATTCTTTTTACATTTAAGAGTTTATAAATACAACTAACTTTATAATTTTATTAAAAACTTCTTCCTGGAAATTCAGCAAAAAACGTTTCAAAACAACCTCTATCTGACACTGTTACAAAACATTGTTTTTTATCTTTTCCACCAAAGGCAATATTGGTTACATTTTTACCTTTTAATTCAATTTCTCTCAACATTTTTCCTTCTGGAGAAAGCATTACCACAGTACCTTTTCCGTATCTACAAACGTATAGGTTTCCTTGGGTATCACATCGCATTCCATCCATACCAAAATCAGTAAATTTCTTGAATAGTTTCTTATTTGTTACTGTTCCATCTGAATTGATATCGTACACCCAAATATTGCGTTGTACAGACTCGTTTACATATAATTTTTTTCCATCTGGGCTTACCTCGACACCATTGGTTGTACCCATATCTTTTTCCAATAAAGTAATTTTTTCGTCTTTTATCAACCATAAATTACCCGAATTTTTAGACCAGTTTGGGTCGCTTGCATATAAATTTACGTTGGGGGCAATCGCTAAATCGTTTGGTTGATTCATTGTAGCATCTGACGCAAAAATGCGAACACTTTTTTCGCCTTTTCTTACTTGTAAAATATGATGATTTACATAATCTGCAATAAACATATTGTCGTTTTTATCAAAACGAATTCCATTACCAATACTATTGTTTGGAAGTTGTATAAATAACGATGTATTTCCGTTTTTATCGACTTTACCAATAGTTCCTTCTTTTTGAAAATTAACTGCATATAAATTGCCTTGGCTATCTACAGCTGGGCCTTCAATACCTTTTGTAAAAAGAAATTCTTTTGTAAAATCGATACTTTTATTGCTTAATTTTTCTTCTTTACAAGAATAAAAAATTCCTACAAGTAGCAGTGGTAGTGCTTTTAGAAAGGTCTTCTTTAACATTTTTATTTTTTATGGTTTATTACTATTTTTTTTAAACTAGATACAATTACCAATTCTGTATCTGCAATTGGTTTTTTTAGCTCGTCTATCAATTTTAAAGCTTTTTTATAATTATTTGTTGATATTTCATTCGAAATTAACCCCGTTTTTAAAATTGAAGATAGCAAAGCTAAATTCTTTGAAAGAGGTTCTAAAACAATTGTTTTTGGATTGTTATTTATTTTTTGAAAATCTGTATGATTATCTATCCACATATTAAAAAAGGCAACCAATTTTGTTTGATTTTTGTTCGATTTGTTTGCTAAATAACGATCGACAGCTTTGTTAAAAAGTTTTGCATCTGGAGCATCTGGAGTACATGCATCTGCAAATAACGTAAAAGGAGAAAATGTTTTGTATTCTGTACCGCCTTTATTTCTTGAGTAAATTTTTAGAGGTTCGCAGATATCTGTAAGTACTTTTAAAGCAGTAATGTCTTGGTAATTGCTTATGTTTCTTAAAATAACATCTTTATTTTTAATATGTGTAATTCCTAATTTTTCTAATTGAAAATTAATAACTTTTAATCTTTTATGCATGTTATCTACATCTGTAACCTCTTTACTAGACCAAAACCTTTCAGCTATTGCTGCCGTTCTTGGCCAAATTCGAGAATCTATGGTTAAGGGTGTAACCAACTCACTCCACATGGTTGCTTCTGCTCCTAAAATTCGTTTGCGTTCTTCTTTTGTTAAAACTGCATTTCCTATTGGATCTACAGTGTAATGTTTTTCTACAGACTGTACTCTATCTATATAATAACCATTAGAAAGTACAGTCTGATACCCTTTTTTTGCGGCTTTTATTAAAGTACTTTGCTGCAAACCTTCTTGTTTTCCTCTCCAAGAATGAATTACGGCTGTTTTTGGGGTAGATGGAGTTAAAATCTCGTCCCAGCCCATTAATTTTTTGCCTAATTTATTTAATATTTTCTCTAGCCTAATGTTAAAGTATGTTTGTAAATCGTGATTCGTTTTTAGGTTGTGTTTTTGTTTAAATTTTTGAATTTCTAGATTCTCATTCCAATGTTTTCCTTCGTTTTCATCTCCTCCTATATGAAAATATTCATCAGGAAATAATGGTGCCATCTCTTTAAACAAAGTTTCTAAAAAAAGATAGGTAACTTCTTTGGTTGGGTTTAAAGTTGGGTCGAAAACACCTGAAAAACGTTCTACATGATACTTATAACCTTCTTTGCTTCCTAGTGCTGGGTATGCTGTTAAAATGGCAGATGCGTGCCCAGGAACATCAAACTCTGGAACAACTCTTATTCCTAAATCTGATGCATATTTTACAACGTCTTTTATTTGTTCTTGTGTATAAAATAACCCATCTGCTGCAACTTCTTGTAGCTTTGGAAATATTTTAGATTCTACTCTAAAACCCTGATCGTCTGTTAAATGCCAATGGAAAACATTTAATTTTACGGAAGCCATAGCATCTAAATTTCGTTTAATAACAGCAATTGGCTGAAAGTGACGTGCAACATCTATCATTAATCCTCGCCAAACAAATCTTGGGGAGTCTGTTATAGAAACTCCTTTAAAATAATAACCTTTTTTATTAAAATGAACCAATTGTAAGAGTGTTTCTAAGGCTCTTATTGCACCCACGTCTGTTTTTGCATGGATGTTAATTTTATTTTTAGTTGTAGTTAACGAATAAGACTCATCGCTTTCTGTGGTTAAGTTAGAAATTGTATCGAAATTAATTTCTATGGATGCATTTTTATTTTTTGTAGGAAACCCTTCGTCTATAAAAATACCTGTTCTATTGGCTAGTCTTCTTAAAAATTGTACGGAAGCTTTGTTTACTCTTTTTTTTACATCTTTTCCATTGATATAAATCGTAAGTTTTTCATCAATTTTAAAAGAAGTATTATTTGAGCTAATTTCTTGTGGCCAAGGCATTAAATGATATGTGTCTGATAGCTTATTCTGTGAAAAAGAGGAATAATTTAAAAGGTAAAGAAATATAATTGCAATAATTTTTTTCATAAATTATTTAAGTTTTGGGTATTTTTTTACTTCAATTTTTTTTGACAAAAACAAGAATTTTCCTAAAAAAACAACCGGAAAACAAAGAAATTTCCCGGTTGAATTCATTCAATTCTAAATATAATTTTGTTACACAAGTATTTTCGCTAAGTTATTTAGCAAACCACAATTTAGTTCCTTGATTGTCTGCCCCTTGTGTAGCAATAGCATTTGTATAATTAGGGTTCGATTGTGCACCACTACCATAACGCATGCGTTGGGGATATTTACCATTTAAGGTTCCTAATTCGAATATTGCAGGTTCTGAAACTCCGTCTGCTAATTCTTTTGGATATCCGTAGTCTCTTACTACAGCCCAAGCTTCAAACCCATCTGTATAACTTGCTAACCAACGTTGAGTCGCAATTTTTTCTAATTTTTCTTCTAAAGTTCCAGTAGAAATATCTGCTGCATCTTCATTCATCACATAAGTATCTACTTGACCACTAGATACCTCCCAAAGCTTCATTGCTTCTCTAATACCAGATTCAAATAAATCTTGTGCATTTCCATTTCCAATACCTCTAACAGCTGCTTCTGCTTTTAGAAAATATGCTTCTGCACTTGACATAATTATTTCTGAATATACTGGAACTCCTTTTCCTGTTGCTTGGATAATAATGCTACTTGGTTTGCTAAACATATCGTATTTAACCATTGGCTTTATTAAATCATTTAATCTTGTGGGTTGCCCAATATATTGGTTTGCATCTACTACTAAGGTAGTTTTATCGCCCACAATTGTTTTTGTGTATGTAGCATTTGCATCATCTAAAGTGTTAATAATAAAATCTAATTGCTCTTGATAATCTGGATTTGCAGCCGATTTTTCAAAAACAAACTCTCCACCAGGAGCAGGAGCTGCATAAATAGCCAATCTTGGGTCGTTATTATCTTTTAACGTATTAATTAAAGTTGCACCCATTGTCCAATCTGATCCTGCACCAAAATTATTCCAAACATCTCCATAAGCCGCACTTCCAAATTGACCGATTTTAGTATCCTTCTCCATAATAACACTTACTTCTAATAAAGGACTACCTAAAGCTTCGTTTATTGTTTTAGTTGCAAAGTTTTCACCTGTTGCTCCAAGAGCACGCATACCAATTCTTAATTTAAGTGTATTGGCTAATTTTTTCCATTTCTGTAAATCACCACCACAATAAAGATCATTATCTCCTAAGTCTTCTACTAAACCTCCTGTACTTGTTTCTGAACCAATTATAGCCATTGCTTCATCTAAATCTGCAATAATACCAGTATAAATCTCTTTCTGAGTATCATATTTTGGTGTTAAATTACCTTCTACACCAGCTTCACTATAAGGTATCATTCCAAAAGTATCTGTATACATTTGGTAATATAAAGACTTAATAATAAGCCCTGTAGCATACATTCTTTCATTTTCGAAATTCCCGCCAACTTTTGTTAAATCTAAGAAGTTTTTAACCTTCCCAAAATAGTTGGAAAACCAATCCCAAGAAGCATCTGTATATCCTGCATTATAAGTGTAACTTAATCCATCACTCCACCACGATTGGTCGTGACCAAAAGTAAAATGCCCCGCATAACGGTCTGCATGAATTAAATGTGCTCTCCAGTACTCAAATCTTCCAGGTGCATATAATTGATATTGTGTTTCTGTAATAAAAAATTTGGCACTCAATTCATCTGATTCAAAACCATTTTGTTTTGTGTTTATTTCGTCAAAATCTCCTGTACAAGAAACCGTTATAAGAAATAAAGCGCTATATAGAATTATTTTTACTGTTCTCATTTTATATGCTTTTAAAATTTAATATTTAAACTAAGTCCAAAACTACTTGTTGTAGGTAGGTTATAATACAATACACCTTGTGCAAAGTTACTGGTAGAATAACTACTTTCAGGATCAAAGTTTTTACTATCTCTAAAGAAAAAGAATAAATTTCTTCCCGTTAAACTTACAGATGCAGCATTTATAAATGTATTCTCTAATGTTTTAGATGATAACCTATAAGTGGCACTTACTTCTCTTAGTCTAGCATTTGTTTGGTCATATACATATTCTGATGCGATGCCAGATACTGCTCCCCAATATTCTTGAGCTGTAATATTTGTTGTGTTTTGTATTAAAGTACCATTATTGTCGGTAACACCATCTAGAGTTACGCCTCCTTCTCTATATTTTAAAGATCTTGTAGAAGCACCACTGTTATCTAAAGCTGCGTCTGTTGCAGAATATATTTGCCCGCCAATTCTAAAATCTACTAAGAAATTTAAACTAAAGTTCTTGTAATTAAATGTATTTGTAATACCCCCAGTAAAATCTGGTTGATAATTTCCTAATTTAACTCTTTCTGAAGTTGCTTGTGGACGCCCAGTAGCAGTTAATAAAAGTTTACCATCATCTGTTCTTAACCAGTCTGTTCCATAAATATCTCCAAAACCTTCACCAACTTGTGCTCTTACATCAACTACACCATTATTACTAGTTGTAAATTGGAAAAAATCTTGTCCATCAATTAAGCTTACTAGTTTATTTTTATTTCCTGCCATGTTTGCAGAAATAGTCCAGTCGAAATTATCCGTTCTAATTGGAGTTCCACCAACCATAAATTCGAAACCTTTGTTTGTAATTTCACCAACGTTTTCTCTAAAGAATCTAAAACCTGTTGCAGGATCTACTGGAACATTAAATATTAAATCTTTCGAGTTTATAGAATAATAAGTAAAATCTGCAAAAAGTCTATTTTGTAATGCTTTTATTTCAAAACCAACTTCTGTTGAAGTTACATCTTCTGGCTTTAAGCTTTTACTAAACTTAGTTGTTGGACCTGCAACAGTTACGTTACCTAAATATCCATTGGAAGCAACATCAAATAAATTTACAATTTGATGCGCGTCTGTATCATTACCAACTTTTGCATAACTAAAACGTAACTTAGTAAAGTTTACTTTTTCAGATTCGATATTAAACATTTTGTTTAAAAGTAAGCTTAAACTTGCAGAATTGTAAAAGTAAGATCTATTTTCTGCAGCTAAAGCAGAAGACCAATCATTTCTTCCTGTTACATCTAAATACGCCATTCCTTTGTATGATAAAGAAGCAGAACCGTATAAAGAGTGTACTTTCTTTTCAACTAATTCCGATTGTGTTACTCTTAATCTTTCTGGATTGGTATTTGTTATGTATTGTTTCCCAGGAATTTTAAACTCTTCTCCATAAATTGTAGAAACTTTAGAAGTTGCATGTAGCGCATTTCCTCCAAAATTTGCAGTTATACTAAAATCGTCATTAATATCTTTATTGTACATTAATAAGAAATCGTAATTAGTTTCAGAAGTATCATAAGTATTATAACCTAAAGTACCTAATGGTTTAAAATGATGCCCAGTTGCTTCATATCTTTCTGTTTGTTGATCTATTACATCTGTTCCAACTCTTACAAACGCTTTAAAATTAGTGTTAAATTCGTATTGTGCTTTTGCAAAACCTGTAAACCTCTTTCTTGTATCTTCATTATTATCTTGGTTTAAAATCCAATACGGGTTTCCACCGCTATTTGTCGGAGCAATTACACCATAGCCTTGTGATAAATCTTGGTAGTTTTTAAGATCATTAATGTTTATATTTCTTCTTAAACCATATAAATATGCCATAATACCTTCTGTACCCTGCCTTGCACGGTTTTTAGCATTTTGTAAAAAATAAGTAACCTTAGCGTCTAAGGTAAACTTATCTGTAATTTTAGAAAATCCTCTCAAATTAAAATTATTTCTATCTACTGAAGAGTTTGGTAGAATTTCATTTATTCTAGAGTTTGAATACGAAAAACGTAGAGAAGAATTTTCTGTGCTTTTACTAATTGCTATTGTGTTTACAATATTAGAACCTGTTCTAAAAAAGTTTTTTACATTATTTGGTTGTGCTGTATATGCTCTATTTTCTCCAGTGTAATATAATTGTTGAGAACCATCGAATTTTGGTCCCCAAGAACCAGATCCTTTAAGCTGGTTTAAATCTGCTGCAAAAGCGCCATTAACTCCACCTCCATATTCGTTTTGATATTCTGGTAATAATAAAGGGTTTTGCATAGAGATGTTCGAAGTAAAAGAAATTCCTAACCCTTTTCCAGTACCTCCTTTTTTAGTAGTAATAAGAATTACACCATTACTTGCCCTTGAACCATATAATGCAGCAGCATTAGGTCCTTTTAAAATAGACATAGATTCTATATCATCAGGATTAATATCTGAAACACCTGTACCTAAATCGTCACGGAAAAATTCTGCTTTTCCATCACTATTTGCAGAACCATTTCCAGAATTATCTATTGGAACACCATCTACAACATATAATGGTTGGTTGTTTCCTGTTATTGAGTTATTTCCTCTAATAACAACTCTGGTACCACCTGCTGCACCAGATGTAGATTGTGTAATTACAACACCAGCTACTTTACCTGCTAACGAATTAACAACATTTGCTTCTTTTGCTAAAGAAACAGAAGCTCCTTTTAACTCGGAAACAGCATAACCCAAAGATTTTTTCTCTCTGCTAATTCCTAAAGCAGTTACCACAATTTCGTCTAATTGATTTTCTGCATCTTCTAAAACGACATTAATTGTGTTCGATTTCGCTACAGTAACTGTTTTTTCTTTCATACCTAAGTAAGAAAAACTTAATACGTCTCCTACAGAAGCTTTAATGGTGTACTCTCCATCGAAATTGGTTTCTGTTCCTTTTGTTGTACCTTGTACAATAACGCTTACTCCTGGTAAGGTAGCCCCATCTGATTTAGATGTTACTTTACCTGAAATTGTTTTTTCTTGGGCAAATCCGTAATTGGAAAAAGCCAAAGAAAAAATTACGATAAGTAGTGTGTGAATTTTTCTCATGAATTATTTTGAATTAATTTAAGTTATCGTCAATAAAAATATGTTAAAGTATGTTAAAGCAAAAAAATAATATGCAGACAACATTAATTTAACAATGAATAACATAATTTTAACTATAAACCTGAGTTCGATTAATAAATTGTCAACTGATTAGACTTTACAGTCTGATATTTTATAGCAGGTTTTTTTGGTAAAAAGCTATATGCAATAAGACCTGCGATTATGTTTGACAAGAAATTAGTAAAACTTCTATGTCTAGAATGTTCAATTTGACAAATATTTTTGAGTTCGTCATTTACGGTTTCAATAACAGAGCGTTTACGCAGTAAAATTTTATCACTCATTGTCATTAAAGAATTCTTCATATTGTTTTTAATATGAGTAATTAAATGCAATCCATCAGCAAAAAGTAACTGCATTAAATCTTTTCCAACATAACCTTTGTCCGCATATAACTTACCATAAATTTTATCTAAAAAAGACTTCTTTTTTAATGGCGTTCTATCATCAACATTAGCTTGGGTTATGCAGAAGTTTAGGATTTCACCTTTATCATTTATAACGATATGCAATTTAAAGCCATGGAACCATCCTATAGTGGATTTTCCAGTGGTTGCAATGCCTTTAAATACTTTATTATTCTTAATTCGTTTGGGGCTGCAAACTCTAACAGGTGTAGAATCTACAAAAGAAATACCCGTAGAATTACCTAAACAACATGTCTTTAAAAATAAAGTCATTGGCATGAGGTTTTGCTGCATGAGTTCTGTAAATCTATTGTATGAAACTGTAGCTGGGAAATCATCTTGCATATGCTTTTGCAAGTAATACACGTAAAAGTGTTTAAAGGTCCTAAAACCACTAAGCTGAAACAAAATGGTAATGGTAATTACCTCGCTATTTGACATAACACTGGGACGTTTTGATGGA
Coding sequences:
- a CDS encoding DoxX family membrane protein; amino-acid sequence: MKIGNLLIRIGFGLLFVWGGLEKFIEGFLGGVGLQNMADFLKSSGLAFLGDTGTYILGAILAALELAAGILLLINKRLFEAYAFLAFIMLMALVLVHIPSGNWMNIMIHIALLFSLAGLAIENKQ
- a CDS encoding aminopeptidase P family protein translates to MKYNPIDSQLFIKNRKNFASQMKQNSIAVFNSNDIYPISADSTMPFEQHRDIFYLSGVDQEESVLMLFPDCPNENLREVLFVRETNDHIAVWEGEKLTKEAAFKTSGIKTVYWLQDLEKILFEMATYADTFYINTNEHYRASVTTETREDRFTKWLLAKYPAHSVAKSNPILQRLRAVKDPIELDLMQHACNITEKGFRRILNFIKPGVWEYEIEAELLHEFVRNRSKGFAYTPIIASGNNANVLHYIENNQACKAGDLILFDVAAEYANYKSDLSRTVPVSGRFSDRQKAVYNAVNHVKKEATKLLVPGTLWKEYHVEVGDIMTAELLKLGLLDKADVQNEDKNWPAYKKYFMHGTSHHIGLDTHDYGLLHEPMQANNVFTVEPGIYIPDEGFGIRLEDDVVIQEKGAPFNLMRNIPIEADEIEEIMNS
- a CDS encoding beta-N-acetylhexosaminidase, with product MKKIIAIIFLYLLNYSSFSQNKLSDTYHLMPWPQEISSNNTSFKIDEKLTIYINGKDVKKRVNKASVQFLRRLANRTGIFIDEGFPTKNKNASIEINFDTISNLTTESDESYSLTTTKNKINIHAKTDVGAIRALETLLQLVHFNKKGYYFKGVSITDSPRFVWRGLMIDVARHFQPIAVIKRNLDAMASVKLNVFHWHLTDDQGFRVESKIFPKLQEVAADGLFYTQEQIKDVVKYASDLGIRVVPEFDVPGHASAILTAYPALGSKEGYKYHVERFSGVFDPTLNPTKEVTYLFLETLFKEMAPLFPDEYFHIGGDENEGKHWNENLEIQKFKQKHNLKTNHDLQTYFNIRLEKILNKLGKKLMGWDEILTPSTPKTAVIHSWRGKQEGLQQSTLIKAAKKGYQTVLSNGYYIDRVQSVEKHYTVDPIGNAVLTKEERKRILGAEATMWSELVTPLTIDSRIWPRTAAIAERFWSSKEVTDVDNMHKRLKVINFQLEKLGITHIKNKDVILRNISNYQDITALKVLTDICEPLKIYSRNKGGTEYKTFSPFTLFADACTPDAPDAKLFNKAVDRYLANKSNKNQTKLVAFFNMWIDNHTDFQKINNNPKTIVLEPLSKNLALLSSILKTGLISNEISTNNYKKALKLIDELKKPIADTELVIVSSLKKIVINHKK
- a CDS encoding SusD/RagB family nutrient-binding outer membrane lipoprotein translates to MRTVKIILYSALFLITVSCTGDFDEINTKQNGFESDELSAKFFITETQYQLYAPGRFEYWRAHLIHADRYAGHFTFGHDQSWWSDGLSYTYNAGYTDASWDWFSNYFGKVKNFLDLTKVGGNFENERMYATGLIIKSLYYQMYTDTFGMIPYSEAGVEGNLTPKYDTQKEIYTGIIADLDEAMAIIGSETSTGGLVEDLGDNDLYCGGDLQKWKKLANTLKLRIGMRALGATGENFATKTINEALGSPLLEVSVIMEKDTKIGQFGSAAYGDVWNNFGAGSDWTMGATLINTLKDNNDPRLAIYAAPAPGGEFVFEKSAANPDYQEQLDFIINTLDDANATYTKTIVGDKTTLVVDANQYIGQPTRLNDLIKPMVKYDMFSKPSSIIIQATGKGVPVYSEIIMSSAEAYFLKAEAAVRGIGNGNAQDLFESGIREAMKLWEVSSGQVDTYVMNEDAADISTGTLEEKLEKIATQRWLASYTDGFEAWAVVRDYGYPKELADGVSEPAIFELGTLNGKYPQRMRYGSGAQSNPNYTNAIATQGADNQGTKLWFAK
- a CDS encoding SMP-30/gluconolactonase/LRE family protein codes for the protein MLKKTFLKALPLLLVGIFYSCKEEKLSNKSIDFTKEFLFTKGIEGPAVDSQGNLYAVNFQKEGTIGKVDKNGNTSLFIQLPNNSIGNGIRFDKNDNMFIADYVNHHILQVRKGEKSVRIFASDATMNQPNDLAIAPNVNLYASDPNWSKNSGNLWLIKDEKITLLEKDMGTTNGVEVSPDGKKLYVNESVQRNIWVYDINSDGTVTNKKLFKKFTDFGMDGMRCDTQGNLYVCRYGKGTVVMLSPEGKMLREIELKGKNVTNIAFGGKDKKQCFVTVSDRGCFETFFAEFPGRSF
- a CDS encoding DEAD/DEAH box helicase; amino-acid sequence: MTFKDLGLSASLVKAVEEKGYTQPSPIQEKAIPHILEGKDILASAQTGTGKTAGFTLPVLQYLAETKHPKYRPLRALVLTPTRELAAQVYDNVREYSKYVNIKSAVVFGGVKAKPQIATLKNGVDILVATPGRLLDLHDQKAVSFKRVDVLILDEADRMLDMGFVRDINKIISFMPEKRQNLLFSATFSNDIKKLAAGILKNPVSVETAPQNSTAKKVTHKVYKVDKKQKTALAIKLIKDNNWSQVLVFTRTKHGANKLTEKFIKAGISAAAIHGNKSQGARTKALRNFKDNSIKILVATDIAARGLDIPLLPHVINFELPNVPEDYVHRIGRTGRAGAAGEAISFVCSEETEYQKEIEKILNEKLNSLVLEGFEPTDTAPPKRAATQSKGSFGKKKKQQFSNGGANKKTDPKTSAARKRKPHFKGNKPASSVRGRTGAPKKKRY